The Aureispira anguillae genome contains a region encoding:
- a CDS encoding tyrosine-type recombinase/integrase has protein sequence MIKKSTPKIYTGKNSLSIRWFVYYLDEKGKRIKKYGDINKYSTLKGRKAAAQRLVDEILQVHLKKSNKSLSQKIYEELENRKPTWRPKTYQCKKSKIDIFLKWMQRKKWTEDNVYQFFFEYLTKEKRVAPTTYNDYIRCITQALGWCDQQQLMEAIEKRKASPTPAAYFTQSQRTFLSNAIKNSNPNLWFFVQFVYYCFLRPRAELRLLKVGDVILEEQKILVPANIAKNKKQQYVAIPNAFFPTVEKKIRNRNPNEYLFPGNHYLSPTGMNTFGRQHRELLKELGFDTSRYKLYSWKHTGAVAAVKAGIHIKQLQIQLRHHSLDQVDEYLRQLGVSDLGDLRDNFPCI, from the coding sequence ATGATAAAAAAAAGTACGCCTAAGATATATACAGGCAAAAATTCTCTCTCTATCCGCTGGTTTGTTTACTACTTAGATGAAAAGGGCAAACGAATCAAAAAATACGGCGACATCAACAAATATTCTACCCTAAAAGGGCGAAAAGCAGCTGCGCAGCGCCTAGTTGATGAAATTCTACAAGTACACCTTAAAAAGTCCAATAAGAGCCTTTCACAAAAGATTTATGAAGAGTTAGAAAACAGGAAACCAACTTGGCGACCTAAAACCTACCAATGTAAAAAATCCAAGATTGATATTTTTCTAAAATGGATGCAGCGCAAAAAATGGACGGAGGACAATGTTTATCAATTTTTCTTTGAATACCTTACCAAAGAAAAGAGAGTAGCTCCAACGACTTATAATGATTATATCCGTTGCATTACTCAAGCGCTTGGCTGGTGCGATCAACAACAACTCATGGAAGCCATTGAAAAACGAAAAGCTTCACCGACTCCAGCGGCATACTTTACCCAGAGCCAAAGAACATTTCTTAGCAATGCCATAAAAAATAGTAATCCTAATTTGTGGTTTTTTGTGCAGTTTGTGTATTACTGCTTTCTTCGACCTCGTGCGGAGCTGCGTTTGCTCAAGGTCGGGGACGTGATTTTGGAAGAACAAAAGATCTTAGTTCCTGCCAATATTGCCAAGAATAAAAAACAACAGTATGTGGCCATTCCAAACGCTTTCTTTCCTACGGTTGAGAAAAAGATAAGGAATCGCAACCCAAACGAATATTTGTTTCCTGGTAATCATTATTTGTCTCCTACTGGTATGAATACCTTTGGACGGCAACACAGAGAGTTGTTAAAAGAATTGGGTTTCGATACAAGCCGCTATAAGTTGTACTCCTGGAAACATACGGGAGCTGTTGCTGCGGTCAAGGCTGGTATTCATATTAAGCAACTGCAAATACAGCTTAGACATCATTCATTGGATCAGGTGGACGAATACTTGAGGCAATTGGGTGTTTCTGATTTGGGGGATTTACGGGACAATTTCCCTTGTATCTAA
- a CDS encoding LPD1 domain-containing protein: protein MKIIDTLRPEGGSKAEQWWKCQGFAAIYKEFRQGAISDDLKKIKDVRDVSEVFRLKGYQFGNWVTHEDRFNYLAALAVCLYDLNRVLRFKGHNLGLDKHLGVAFGARGQKGALAHYEPSTNIINMTRYKEAHRFIKPMSKPTRFVHSGGVGSFAHEYGHFLDYFFGARIETNKIYALSNGRSTDPRRIQYDSKKYPMRYLMESILEKAYWNSKKQLDSAYVKRIREAIPERYLDYFLRRNEIFARLFEQYISYKLKELKIQNVFLTKTKYHSVQYMTPTELKAVVPLFDKLLIQMRKHF from the coding sequence ATGAAAATTATAGATACCTTACGCCCAGAGGGAGGATCAAAAGCAGAGCAATGGTGGAAGTGTCAAGGATTTGCAGCGATTTACAAAGAGTTCAGACAAGGAGCGATAAGCGATGATCTAAAAAAGATCAAAGACGTTCGAGATGTTTCTGAAGTATTCCGCCTGAAAGGCTATCAATTTGGCAACTGGGTGACGCATGAAGACCGTTTCAACTATTTAGCAGCCCTAGCAGTTTGTCTCTACGACTTAAACCGTGTATTGCGCTTTAAAGGGCATAATTTAGGCTTAGACAAGCATTTAGGGGTAGCCTTTGGAGCAAGAGGACAAAAAGGAGCGTTGGCACATTATGAGCCATCAACGAACATTATCAACATGACTCGTTACAAAGAAGCGCACCGATTCATTAAACCAATGAGCAAACCAACTCGTTTTGTTCATTCAGGTGGGGTAGGTTCCTTTGCGCATGAATACGGTCATTTCTTGGATTATTTCTTTGGAGCAAGGATAGAAACGAATAAAATCTATGCTTTGTCTAATGGGCGCTCAACAGATCCTAGGCGCATTCAGTACGATTCTAAAAAATACCCGATGCGCTATTTGATGGAATCCATCTTAGAAAAAGCTTATTGGAATAGCAAGAAGCAATTAGATTCAGCTTATGTAAAGCGAATTAGAGAGGCTATACCAGAACGTTACTTGGATTATTTTCTAAGAAGAAATGAAATCTTTGCTCGACTATTTGAGCAGTATATCTCCTATAAGCTAAAGGAGCTGAAGATACAAAATGTGTTTTTAACAAAAACCAAGTATCACTCGGTACAATACATGACCCCAACAGAACTAAAGGCAGTAGTACCACTGTTTGATAAACTACTGATCCAAATGCGCAAACATTTCTAA
- a CDS encoding RDD family protein codes for MKQYEILDEDLEFNNYKIAGKGARLGNFIIDTIGYFFIVFLHAMVLDGWLGLIPEDGSPFLGFYSFFLYVMYHAIPEHFLKKTPGKYVTNTIVVKEDENQLSFKDILIRNICRLIPFDTISFLISKNGWHDKISKTKVVYGQ; via the coding sequence ATGAAACAATACGAAATACTTGATGAAGATTTAGAATTTAATAATTATAAAATAGCTGGTAAAGGAGCAAGATTAGGGAATTTCATAATTGATACAATTGGATACTTCTTTATCGTTTTTCTTCACGCAATGGTTTTAGATGGTTGGTTAGGTCTAATTCCTGAGGATGGTTCTCCATTTCTTGGATTTTATTCTTTCTTTTTATATGTCATGTATCATGCAATACCTGAACATTTCTTAAAAAAAACACCAGGAAAGTATGTTACCAATACTATCGTTGTAAAAGAGGATGAGAATCAACTCAGTTTCAAAGATATTTTAATTCGTAATATCTGTAGATTAATACCTTTTGATACTATCTCGTTTTTAATATCAAAAAATGGTTGGCATGACAAAATATCAAAAACGAAAGTAGTTTATGGACAATAA
- a CDS encoding N-acetylmuramoyl-L-alanine amidase → MIVIISNGHGGLIGGKYQTRGKRFTFSDGTTIYEGEFNRAIKNRVQERLTEKGIPFYDLVPEQKDINRKTRVARANHIYRRERRKVFLIEIHSNAGGGEGSEVFVSRGASTKSKALANWTATLYNKHFPESIFRGVKRKDWDVVALTYCPAILLEMFFMDNEQECKKYLLTKEGRDRIAAYVVDIIENFIKYHS, encoded by the coding sequence ATGATCGTTATAATATCGAATGGTCATGGTGGCTTGATTGGTGGGAAATACCAAACAAGGGGTAAACGATTCACTTTTTCAGATGGGACGACCATCTATGAAGGAGAATTTAACCGAGCCATCAAGAATCGAGTTCAGGAGCGATTGACCGAAAAAGGAATACCATTTTACGATTTAGTGCCAGAGCAAAAGGACATCAACCGCAAAACACGAGTAGCACGGGCAAATCACATCTATAGACGAGAGCGCCGTAAGGTGTTCTTAATCGAAATCCATTCCAATGCAGGAGGGGGCGAAGGTTCTGAAGTATTTGTATCAAGAGGGGCAAGCACGAAAAGCAAAGCGTTGGCAAATTGGACAGCAACACTCTATAACAAGCATTTTCCAGAGAGCATTTTTCGAGGGGTAAAGCGAAAAGATTGGGACGTAGTAGCGTTGACCTATTGCCCTGCTATCTTATTGGAAATGTTTTTCATGGACAATGAGCAGGAATGTAAAAAATATCTATTGACCAAAGAGGGCAGAGATCGAATAGCAGCCTATGTCGTGGATATTATTGAGAACTTTATCAAATATCATTCTTAA
- a CDS encoding PIN domain-containing protein has protein sequence MILIIDSTEYKQDRGLNKENISSIKALGREGLIFLHIPWFVYKETSTACIDDLKKELNTFQRKLKSFDRKGVDTNGFNAAMGLAEATKKLFNELEKSNETLWYEFIKESKATLHQYSSADSIKVFEAYFSGEKPFKSLKKREDIPDAFIYMTITQLAKDNKVHFVSGDKNLGEKCNANPNIILYESLREFIASEIYKEALKKYKEKLETQDKVSKILTAKEIIINNIDSIKDAVFKYTNQVTYLEFTDPSLMSDNNEGAIWAIDDPKTKVETTEIQFIDDKFFVPITVKATASIDYAVFKGDYWAEHGSIPPLNIANELNKHYYQIEDVVEMELKKTLVIKIEDLDEDEDLDISIDEFDSLKILE, from the coding sequence ATGATTCTCATAATAGATAGCACAGAATACAAACAAGATAGAGGACTAAACAAAGAGAATATAAGTTCTATTAAGGCATTAGGAAGAGAGGGGCTTATTTTTCTTCACATTCCTTGGTTCGTATATAAGGAAACCTCAACGGCATGTATTGATGATTTGAAAAAAGAACTTAATACTTTTCAAAGAAAATTAAAATCGTTTGATAGAAAAGGAGTAGATACAAACGGATTTAATGCAGCTATGGGGCTAGCAGAAGCAACAAAAAAATTGTTTAATGAATTAGAGAAGTCAAATGAAACTCTTTGGTATGAATTTATTAAAGAATCGAAAGCAACTCTTCATCAATACTCTTCGGCTGACAGTATAAAAGTTTTTGAAGCATATTTTTCTGGAGAAAAACCCTTTAAAAGTTTAAAGAAAAGAGAAGATATTCCAGATGCCTTTATTTATATGACAATTACACAACTTGCAAAAGATAATAAAGTACATTTTGTATCTGGAGATAAAAATCTAGGAGAAAAATGTAATGCTAATCCTAATATTATACTGTATGAATCATTAAGAGAATTTATAGCTTCTGAAATATATAAGGAAGCTCTAAAAAAGTATAAAGAAAAATTAGAAACGCAAGATAAGGTTTCTAAAATATTAACCGCCAAAGAAATTATCATCAATAATATTGATTCAATTAAAGATGCTGTATTCAAGTATACAAATCAAGTAACATATTTGGAATTTACCGATCCATCTCTTATGTCAGATAATAATGAAGGTGCAATTTGGGCTATTGATGATCCTAAAACTAAAGTTGAAACTACTGAAATTCAGTTTATTGATGATAAGTTTTTTGTTCCAATAACTGTTAAAGCTACAGCATCTATTGATTATGCAGTTTTTAAAGGCGATTATTGGGCGGAACATGGAAGTATACCACCACTAAACATCGCTAATGAATTAAATAAACATTATTACCAAATTGAAGATGTTGTCGAAATGGAATTAAAAAAGACTTTAGTAATAAAAATAGAAGACTTGGATGAAGACGAGGACTTAGACATTAGTATTGATGAATTTGATAGCTTAAAGATACTCGAATAA
- a CDS encoding virulence-associated E family protein — MEALKKLLKEFSEEVAGETRDYIEEVSKLVPTNSAPGVFDQMFKKWVVASIANLYETGKNTNPNCLVLCGGQGMNKTSFFTSLFSPEYIFIGHIDLKNKDSMMMLSDTFIIVLDEQFSILDKEKDWESLKSAITMPRVKARWHYEKSSKVYSRIANFCGTTNRIEVLKGITNNRRFVPFQLTEPIDINSLEQIAIRKMWGQAYHLYQSGFEYKLRNGE; from the coding sequence ATGGAAGCATTAAAAAAATTATTAAAGGAATTCTCTGAAGAAGTAGCAGGAGAAACAAGAGATTATATAGAAGAAGTTTCAAAACTAGTACCGACCAATTCCGCCCCAGGAGTATTTGACCAGATGTTTAAAAAGTGGGTGGTAGCATCCATAGCAAATCTATACGAAACGGGTAAGAATACAAATCCTAATTGCTTGGTTTTGTGTGGCGGTCAGGGAATGAATAAAACAAGCTTTTTTACCTCCTTGTTTAGTCCTGAATACATATTCATAGGGCATATTGATCTGAAAAATAAAGATAGTATGATGATGCTATCAGATACTTTTATTATCGTGTTGGACGAACAATTTAGCATACTAGATAAGGAGAAAGATTGGGAGTCCTTAAAAAGTGCGATCACAATGCCAAGAGTGAAGGCAAGATGGCATTATGAAAAATCTAGTAAGGTATATTCAAGAATAGCGAACTTTTGTGGCACAACAAATCGAATAGAGGTACTGAAAGGCATTACAAACAACCGCCGTTTTGTTCCTTTTCAATTGACAGAACCAATTGATATAAATAGTTTGGAACAAATAGCCATACGCAAAATGTGGGGACAGGCGTATCACTTGTATCAATCAGGTTTTGAATATAAGTTGAGAAATGGAGAGTAG
- a CDS encoding helix-turn-helix domain-containing protein, whose translation MAINERLKQILFELDKNAKELANELKVTPTTISKTLKGDTLPSSKLLIPLGEKLGISIDWLLFGKRDMFIDGHAQDYHTPINDPNSNKSKSKCINQIDKERIRHLEQQIKLLTLSIEDKNKRIEDKEELIKLLKNSKNN comes from the coding sequence ATGGCTATAAACGAAAGACTTAAACAAATTCTTTTTGAATTAGATAAAAATGCAAAAGAATTAGCAAATGAATTAAAAGTAACCCCTACAACCATCTCCAAAACACTAAAAGGAGATACCCTACCTAGTTCTAAGTTATTAATTCCTTTAGGTGAAAAATTAGGCATCAGTATAGATTGGCTGTTATTTGGAAAAAGAGATATGTTTATAGATGGACATGCTCAGGATTATCACACACCAATAAACGATCCTAACAGCAACAAGAGCAAAAGTAAATGTATCAACCAAATCGACAAGGAGAGAATTAGGCATTTAGAGCAGCAAATTAAACTACTTACCCTTTCTATTGAAGATAAAAATAAAAGAATCGAAGATAAAGAAGAGCTAATAAAGCTCCTGAAAAACTCAAAAAACAACTAG
- a CDS encoding VapE domain-containing protein, with amino-acid sequence MNVTLLNGLYKTQKGHYELSEIINQIKKGVYTPSVVACRNALNFKGKRAYQKLKVGLACFTPSGKFGQAWTTKDGERKPIPPTKRHLLEYNGIVVLDYDGLKNEELMFLASDVKSCPYTYACFFSPSNAGYKVFVKTTNSDAQKHSNAFQAVRAYYQELTGIEDDKSSSNFNRLCFVSVDSQLYHNEASKAFEVQQTLFEEKKKESTPRQVIAQEVDLDDITKAINRIESNGYSFVDGQRHEFRKQFSIECVKFGIPKEDCLYFVEANLVTVDTNLKKAFDVVEWAYTNIKEVGIYATWKKENGKTGGKSKPKKKEYKPELYQAKETEKRTISIPELDDSEIEGLDKKIKEAIWYQKEVEATLKKYMDFRINILKDREEYKMKEDKKYKAIDKVEYNEIVRSLMFHGVKCTPNKLESIILSHFSKQVHPLKEMFEGWGNSLGNDKTDYIAQVAKFVKTDAPKNLFLTIFKKWLVASVANVFVEEQCTNHHCIILCGNQGTNKTTFFTSLFSSEYIFTGHIDLKNKDSMIMLSDTFIVLLDEQFSVLDKEKDWESLKSAITMPRIKARWVYAKHSKLRPRIANFCGTANRIEILQDDTGNRRFVPFQLTEPININGLKKIDIRKMWGQAYQLYQSNWFYLPNAKEKSQIDKYQQGFKKLNNEHYLIMDMFEPSQGEEMELWSSKEIWNKLDKDYNIGREVSIAKVGRAMNFLSFIQKTVVRPSDNKRGRYWLVKRL; translated from the coding sequence ATGAATGTTACCTTATTAAATGGGCTATACAAAACACAGAAAGGACATTATGAGCTGTCAGAAATTATCAATCAGATAAAGAAAGGTGTGTACACTCCAAGCGTTGTAGCCTGTAGAAATGCTCTAAATTTTAAAGGGAAACGAGCCTATCAAAAATTAAAAGTAGGACTGGCTTGTTTTACACCATCGGGGAAATTTGGACAAGCATGGACGACAAAAGATGGAGAGCGCAAACCGATACCACCAACGAAGCGCCATTTGTTAGAATACAATGGAATAGTAGTACTGGACTATGATGGTTTAAAGAATGAAGAATTAATGTTTTTAGCCTCGGACGTAAAGTCCTGCCCTTATACTTATGCTTGCTTTTTTTCGCCTTCTAATGCAGGATATAAAGTGTTCGTTAAAACGACGAATAGTGATGCACAAAAGCATAGCAACGCATTTCAGGCCGTAAGGGCTTATTATCAAGAATTAACAGGAATAGAGGACGATAAATCAAGTAGTAATTTTAATAGATTGTGCTTTGTTTCTGTTGATTCTCAATTGTATCACAATGAAGCGAGCAAAGCTTTTGAGGTGCAACAAACCTTATTTGAAGAAAAGAAGAAAGAATCAACGCCTAGGCAAGTGATTGCACAAGAGGTAGATTTAGACGATATAACAAAGGCAATAAATCGAATAGAATCGAATGGATATAGTTTTGTAGATGGTCAACGGCATGAGTTCAGAAAGCAATTTAGTATAGAGTGCGTAAAATTTGGCATTCCCAAAGAAGACTGCCTCTATTTTGTAGAAGCAAATTTGGTTACAGTAGATACCAATCTGAAGAAAGCTTTTGATGTTGTAGAATGGGCGTATACAAATATAAAAGAAGTAGGCATCTATGCGACATGGAAAAAAGAGAACGGGAAGACAGGAGGAAAAAGTAAGCCGAAAAAGAAAGAGTATAAGCCAGAGTTATATCAAGCAAAGGAAACAGAAAAGCGAACCATATCCATACCTGAATTGGATGATAGTGAAATAGAGGGACTAGATAAAAAGATAAAGGAAGCGATATGGTATCAAAAAGAAGTAGAAGCAACCTTAAAAAAGTATATGGATTTTAGAATCAATATACTGAAGGATAGAGAAGAATACAAGATGAAGGAGGACAAGAAGTACAAAGCAATAGATAAAGTAGAATACAATGAGATCGTACGCTCTCTAATGTTTCATGGAGTAAAATGTACACCTAACAAATTGGAAAGTATTATCCTATCTCATTTTTCAAAACAAGTACATCCCTTAAAGGAAATGTTTGAAGGTTGGGGCAATAGTTTAGGAAATGATAAAACAGACTATATAGCCCAAGTAGCTAAGTTTGTGAAAACAGATGCACCCAAAAATCTATTCCTAACGATTTTTAAAAAGTGGTTGGTAGCATCTGTAGCCAATGTTTTTGTAGAGGAACAATGCACGAATCATCATTGTATAATCCTATGTGGGAATCAAGGAACGAACAAAACAACCTTCTTTACGTCCTTGTTTAGCTCTGAATACATATTCACAGGGCATATTGATCTGAAAAACAAAGATAGTATGATAATGCTATCGGATACTTTTATCGTGCTGTTGGATGAGCAATTTAGTGTACTGGATAAAGAGAAGGATTGGGAGTCGCTAAAGAGTGCGATAACGATGCCCCGAATAAAGGCCCGTTGGGTTTATGCAAAGCATAGCAAGTTACGGCCACGGATCGCCAATTTCTGCGGTACGGCCAATCGAATAGAAATTTTACAAGATGATACAGGCAACCGCCGTTTTGTCCCTTTTCAGTTAACAGAGCCAATCAATATAAATGGCTTGAAAAAGATAGATATACGGAAAATGTGGGGGCAAGCCTATCAACTATACCAATCGAATTGGTTCTATCTGCCTAATGCAAAAGAGAAAAGCCAAATAGATAAATATCAACAGGGTTTTAAGAAGCTGAATAATGAGCATTATTTAATCATGGATATGTTTGAGCCATCGCAGGGGGAAGAAATGGAGCTATGGTCGAGCAAAGAGATTTGGAATAAGTTAGATAAGGATTATAACATAGGTAGAGAAGTGAGCATAGCAAAAGTGGGTAGAGCTATGAATTTTCTATCCTTTATTCAAAAAACAGTAGTGCGCCCTTCAGATAATAAAAGGGGTCGATACTGGCTAGTAAAACGCTTATAA